The Chamaesiphon minutus PCC 6605 DNA window CGAACGGGTAGAGGCATTGCGACGCAAAGCGATCTATCAACAGGTACCCGACTTCTACCCGACCCCAGGCGAAATTATCAGTCGAATGCTGCAACTAGCCAACGTCCAACCTCAACACCCCTGCCTCGACCCAGAGGGTGGAGCTGGCGATATTTGTGTTGCACTGCGAGACTTAGGAGTCGAAAACATCGACTGCTTCGAGTTGAATGCGGGTTTGGCTGAAGCTCTGACCCTACTCGGCTTTGTGCCGCTGGGACGAGACTTTCTAACCGCCACCCCCCGCCCGATCTACGACCGGATCTTGATGAACCCGCCTTTTGGCGAGGATGCCTACATCCAACACGTTCGCCATGCTTATGATTGGTTGGCTCCTGGCGGGGAGCTGGTTGCGGTGCTGCCGATCGAACATCCCAGTCGCATCAAAAAACGTCGCCAGTTTTCAGAATGGCTCGATTCACTTGAAGCCATTCGTTACCCCAATCCTTCAAAAGCCTTCACCAAAGGCGACCTGCCAAGGCAGCGCTTACGCTATCGATATTGTGCAATCGAGACGCACCTAATTCACCTTTGTCGTTGAGATCTCATGCGAAACCCTTTCCAGTACAAAACCAGATTTGGCTTGTATCAAGCAACTATTCGCGCGATGGACGAGCTATCGACAACTAAAAGAGCATGGTGGCTTCAGCAAGCTCTTTTTCATTGTGACAGAGATTTTCCCGATTTCTCTGTGCAATTAAGAGAACTAGTTTATAAACCTGCAACGTTGGATGACCTGACTCGATCGAATGAGATAAAGCATTAATTTATTAGCACCTGGAAATTCAAAAAACAAAGCCAATCCGTACACCAAAAATTTACAGGTTGGCTTTATTCGTACATTAATTGAGATTGCACCATGTATGCAGCAACAGCATAAATCTGTGTGGCGATCGAAAAGATCGAGCAGTTTCCAGGAAGTATGGACTATACATTATTAATTGAAGCCCGATCTGAGCTGATAACCGCTCGAAATCTCCTTGAGAGCCGCTGGCAAATCTGGAATTCGATCTATTGGAAGCGCAGTAATGCAGCAACTAAACGCAGTATTCAAGCTAAACTAGAGGGATTGGCTTTCGATGCTCTAACTGGGGTACTTAACGCCGGAAAACTTCTCAATCGATATGTAGACACGGTTGGTATTCTTGATGAAAATGCTCCGCTTTGGAGCGAAATTATTAACTGTTTGTCTAATGCCTATCGCTGGATATCTAGAGATTATTACTATGATTGCTCGTGCAAACAGTTAAAATTGTCAATCGATCTAGAATCTACTTGATTTATGCTTGTTCGACCCCAGACTAACCCACAAGCGGATTTTAAAGCAGCCCGAATCCGTTGACTCTTAGTCTGCCTTCGGCAATCTCCAGTTGCTCGAAAACGAAACCGATTAACATTAGAGGTTTCGGCTGGCAAAAACCGCAGCCTCCCCGAATAGGGGCACTGGTTTAGGTGGTAAGTCGATGCGCTGTTGGTTAAGTTAGTTTCAAGTAACTTGAAACTAATTACATCGCTCAAACTCTTGTCTGGCATATTTCCCACAGCTCTCTTATGTACGATCGAACTCGCCGCGTTAAAATAAGTAGAGATCGATCTTAATTCGCAAGGTAAGTATGGGTGATGCTAAAAGACGGAAGTTGCTGTGCGATAGTTACCGCTTAGAACCGCACTGTTCCAAACAAACGATTGAAGTTGTTGGACTTCCTGAAGCCTCCAAGCTCCGAATTTCCGGCGAACTTCAAAAATACTGGGCAACATTAGACCCCATTCCCTCAAAACGATTGCATAAGCTTATCGATGTTGTTAAAGATAGTGGTGGGGGCGTGTGCGTGAATTTAATCGACGCTCACACTATTATTCCTCCCTCCGATCTGATTGCCAAAATTATCCCCAAAATTCCTGACTTATCTACGACGGCAACCGCTGAAATCGGTGAAATTTTAGCAAATTACGATCCCGAAACTGAACTTGTAGTGATTTCTTGCCTCCCCCCCGAACTTCCCCAATCGATCGCTACGCTCTTGTACGAACATACGGTTTTGTATGTCATTACTTATCAGTATAGCTTTGTTAATATCTATAATTGAAATGTCGCGGTCGCTGACCCTGTGGCCCTGCGGGGCGGCTGGTTTTTGACTGATGACGCGGACTACTGCCTTAGCTCCGATGGAAATCACTAGTGTCCGCCTCATACAGTCACCGCTTGCGCTAAAACCAGCTAGTAGCGTAACTTTATGGGGTCGGTACAGATTTGTTTTCTGAATCGAAAGTAAAAAATCTAAATGTTAAATCAGCAATGAGTTTGGTATATCGATGAAGGAACTATATAGCAAATATAAGTAGTTTTTCTGACCGATCGATTTAAGAGATTTAAATTAATATTGTCGATCGCGCTTGATAAGTTTCAATAGTATTATGCTAAATTAAATAAAAATCGATAAGCTTGTGCCGACTTCAAGAGTAGGAAGATTAGCTTCTCTTTGGATCGATCGTTGTCCGAAGCCTATCATGTTTCATTTATAATAAAAAGAGTAATAACTAATTTAGTTATTACCCAAAACAAAAGTATTTCACTAATCATTGTAAATGAAGCTACGTGGAGATCGAGTACCAGGTCGGAGCGGTACTCTTTGCCAACGCACCAAGAAGAAAAAGCTACAGAACGGACAGATCCAGGAATATCCGTTGGTAAGTGTCGAACGTGACGCTCACAACGTCTTGCATTGGTTCTGGCATTATCAGATACTGAAAAGCTGCATGACTATTTGCATGATAACTTTGTCATTGTCTATGTATTCCACAACGAGTTTTGCCTTCAATCCGCAACATTAGAAAATCTACCAATGCTGGGGTCGAATTTAACCTTGCAAGTGCCCACACTTCCATTCCGATTCTTACTGACGATAATCTCCATCACCCCTGGTTCCAAACTATCTGAATTGTAATATTCATCCCGATATAACAACAGTCCCAAAATTAAAGTCAGTGAAGGTGTCACCACCCCCACTGCTCTCCAAAACCGTGCTTGCGCCTTTTAACGCACACGGCTCCTCAGTAAAACGGTTGTTGTCATCAATGCGTCATTACCAACATATCGTCTTGCCAGAACCAAGATTCAGGTTTAACTGGTGGCTTAGGCTCAACACTATTACAGTTGGATTTTGTGCCAGAACTGCCATCATTGACAGTTTTTGTGTCGTGACAATGCCGATGAAGTAATTGCCAATTTTCATATTTATCCTTTCCACCTTTCGATTTAGGGATGATGTGGTCAACTTCTAGCGAATCTCCATCTTTGAAGTAGTTCTTGCAATGAGCACACTTTCCCTTTTGTGTTTTCAGTAGATTTCCCACTTTAGTAGACACTTCAGGATGTTTACCCATTCTTGAACTCCAATAAACCCAATCTCCGTCATAAGGTGAGGAATTGCCTTTAACTTTGACATGTCGTTTGATTTCAATCGAATCATGCCGCACTAACTTGATTAGGTTGTTTCCTTCTAGGGTCGCAAATAACCAATTATTATTGTTAATACTTTTAAAGTATTTATGGCGAATCCATTTCTTACCTTTATTTGGATGACGGTGACTACCCCATTTAAAAAGTTTAAGAAAGACCAAAGAATAAATTTTACCGAAGACTTCCTTACTGTTGACTGTGCAGAAGTAATTACACCAACCTCTCACGATCGGATTGAGACTATTGATTAGCCGAGATTGGCTTAATCCTCTTCGCTTATTTATTTCTTCTTTTAGCTTTTTATAGTGTCTTTTTTGACTTTCTATACTGGGTCTGATAATAGTTTTATATCCCAATAACTTACCATTAGAGCTTTTTCCAGATGAATATTTTCCAACAGAAAATTGTCGGATGTTAAAGCCAAGGAAATTAAACCCTGCTTTTTCTCCATCTAAATCACTTAGACAGTGGGCAATTCTAGTTTTACTGGGTTTTAATTCCAATCCAATGTCACTTAACCATTCTTCTACTTCTTTTTTACACTGATTAATAACTTTCAAATCTTCGTGAAGAATAACAAGTAGAGTCGCCCAGAGGAACCACCCCTCCAGGCGCTCGCAGAACCGGACGTGAACGTCTCCGCTCATCCGGCTCCTATTATCCAGCCGCCATATACAGCAATCCCCAGTGAGCAAACAGGTTCGGCTGTTTTCGCGCTATGCGTCTCAACCATTGTGCTGCCTGCCGCCGATGATTCCGTAGACGTTTGTATTTCCGCGTCGCCCACATGACTAGGCGACGTTCCAAGCATTTTAGGGTCGGGTATAGGGCTGACTTGTAGTAGCGACCATAGTAGTTAATCCAACCTCTAATGACTGGATTAAACATCCTGGCCAGGTCTTCTAACTTTTTATCGCTCCTTAATTGCCAGTCCCACTGGCGCGATGTCTTCCGAATCGCCTTAGCTGCCTGATTACTAATCGCTGGAGTAAAGTTGATGAAGTGTTTTCCCCATCGATTCTTTGACCTGCGAGGTCTAAATGTATACCCCAAAAAGTCAAAGCTGGTGAGGGGATATTCTTCCCGTCGGTCATCATCCTTGCAATAGACTATATTCGTCTTTTCTGGATGAAGTTCCAACCCAACTTCCTTCATGCGCTCATTTAGGTCTTGCTTCAGCTTTTGCGCCTGGGCTTCGCTCTTACAGTGACACACCGCATCATCCGCATACCGCTCAAATTGAATGTCCGGATTTTTCCGCTCCATCCACTTGTCGAATGCGTAATGCAAAAACAGATTCGCCAGCAATGGACTGGCAACTCCGCCTTGCGGTAGCCCTTTGTCTGGAAGTTGTTTGGTGCCATCTGGCATCTGAATCGGTGACTTTAGCCAGCGTTCGATGTACAGAATTACCCATTTCTCTTCCGTATGTACGCGCACCGCCCGCATCATCAGCTCATGGTCGATGTTATCGAAAAAGCCTTTGATGTCTAGCTCTAGCACCCAGTTGCTTTTCCAGCAACGTTTTCGCGCCATTCCCACCGCATCTAATGCCGATTTTCCCGGTCGATAGCCATATGAATCTGGATGGAAGTGTTTTTCCAATTCCGGTTCCAATAAATCTTTGGCTACCATCTGGGCTACCCGATCTGACACAGTCGGAATTCCCAATGGCCTCATCCTGCCGTCTCCTTTTGGTATTTCTACCCGTAGAACCGGGGATGGAAAGTAGCTGCCAGATGTCATCCGATTCCATAATTTGTAGAGGTTATCCGACAGATTCTCTTCAAACTTTTCGATCGTCTGTCCATCTACTCCAGCCGCTCCCTTGTTGGCTTTGACCCGTTTATATGCTTCCCAAACTTGGCGTTTGGTGATACTCAACGGCTTTGCTTGTTCCATTTGAATCCTCCCGATTTCCGGTTGTTCGATTTTTCCAAGCTGGACAATGCTTCCCCTTCGCTCCCATCCCATTACAGGATGTTCTTCGCTACTACGGGTCGCTCCGCCCCTGCCACCTGCATCGGTACTCTCACACTTATGGGGCTTCCACTTGTGTTTCTCCCTTATCATCAGGATGGCAGGTTCCCACGTTCCACATCAGAGCCTAGATCGAGTTCACGCCGTCTTCATGCCGGAGGCCATCTGGCCAGTAATCAGGTTGCTGCCAGACTAATCCCGAAGTAACGACTACCCCTCGGTTTTGACCTCATTCCTATGCTTTCGACACTTCATCAACGGTTCACTCGCGTTCGTCTCCTCGATCCTTACCTGACAGAGTCTTGCTCTGCCTTTTCCGTAACGCTCACCACCTCGGCTCTTTACCGATGCAGCTTACGGTGGTTTGAAGCCTCCACCTGAATGGCGGCTCCGAGGGGCCTTCCCTCATCTCTTATGCAGCATAGCTGCCAGGAGGACTTCGTCCTCCTATGCGCCTTCGTGGCACACAGTCATCAGCATATCTTACACAGCAAATCGATTTTAATTTATCCCTGACAGGCAATTGATTACCATTGGGACGCTTCATATCGAATTTTGGGGCTAATCCCATTATCAATTCCTCAAGTCCATGTAAGGCTATATTTGCCAAAAGTGGGCTAAGAACTCCACCTTGGGGGGTACCTTCATTTGTAGGGAACAGCTTCTTTCCATCCATGACACCAGCTTTTAGCCAAGCTCGGATTTGTTTCCGTAAGGTCGGGAAGGTATTTAGTTTTGATAGAAGTTTATTGTGGTTAATGCGGTCAAAACATTTACTGATGTCAGCATCTAAAACATACTTTGATTTTTTAGAAATTGACGAAAAGATTGCTTCAATTGCATCGTGACACGAACGTCCAGGGCGAAAGCCATAGCTATTTGGTTCAAATTTCGATTCCCATTCAGGTTCGAGAACCATTTTTACTACTGCTTGCAAGGCGCGGTCTTCCATTGTCGGTATGCCTAAAGGTCTTTCTTCGCTGGTTCCAGGTTTGGGAATCCAAACACGGCGCGTAGGTTTTGCTTTAGTACCCAGTTTGATTTTATCTACCAAGATGAGACGTTGCTTTGGAGTTAGGGATTTGACCCCATCTACACCCGCCGTCTTCCGGCCTTGGTTATCCTGAGTTACACGACGAACCGCTAACAATCTTGCCGACCGTGAACTTATCAAAAGTTTCTGAAGTCTGCGAACTAACTTGACATTGCCACGATTAGACGCTTGGAAAATCCGCTTTTGTAACTTGAAAACTCTACGTTCTAGCTTGCGCCAGTTGATTTCGTTCCATCTATACATCGGACTAATTGCCGTGTTCATAGCATATTTATTACTACTTGTAGCTTTTCCTTCCGTGATACCGTGTGTACGTCTGCATATCCTGTCAATTACGACAGGCGTTAGCTTCTTACACAATCTCTCCCACCAGATACCTACAAAATTGCAGAGTTTACGTCTTAGCTGACTGCTTGGAGTATTCGACCTCTCCAAGAGTAATCTGATGGATTACTTCGTTCCATACAACCATTGTTTTGTGACCTGTAGGATGACACCTTTTCATCGAGTTTTAGGGTAACGCATGGTATATAAGATGGAACCTTTATACCACCCTGTTCTACGCCCTTTTGGGACTCCCAGCGCATACAGCCTTATTTCGCTGGTTACAGGTAACGATGATTCAGATAGTGTCTTAGCAATTGTTATCCATAGTCACCTACTCACAGGATACTAATTTAGGCTATTAGTATCTTTTTGCTTTTACCCCTGCTTTATAGATTGATGGCTAGTCTCTGCTATAAGGGATAGGTTTTCACTTCTGCGTCTGAAGGATAGGATTTGTGGGTTCTAGGGTACTTTCACTCACCTATAAGGTTGTATAGTTATCATCGGTTGGGGATTAAAGTGCGAACTCAATCCGAAGGATTACCCAAACCAATGTCGCTCATCCCCTGATTGTTCAGTTTAGAGCGAACGAATCGCACTCCATATCTTGCTCGATATCCCCCGAATCCTTAATGTCCGCCATTCCAGGACGCTTATTACTCTGACTCTCTACTCCACGGTTGATCTGAGCTAACGCCACAAAGGGGACATCAAACTCCTTCGCTATATCCTTAAACGCCCCAGAGAACTTACCCACAGCCTGCGCTCTATTCCCCGCTGACCTGTCTCCCAACTTTTGAATATAGTCGAGGACAACCAATCCCAATTCACCTCGCTCATGGCGGATTTTTCGCAGTACCGAGCGGATTTTGGCGGGTGTCAGAGCAGAAGCAGGAGTATCATCAATGATGATAGGAAGTTCGCCCAATGTACCCAAAGCTTGTTTCAGGGTTTCATACTCATCCGCATAGATTGTATTGTGGATCAATCGATGTGAGTCAATCCCAGAGTGCATCGATAGCAACCGTTTTGTTAACTGTTCGCTCGACATCTCCGCACTGAAGAAGACTACTGGCTTATGTTGAGTAGTTGCAATATGATTCGTCAAATGACAAGCTAACCAAGTTTTACCCATACTCGCTCTAGCAGCAACAATGATTAGATCCTGCTTGATTAACCCACCAATCAAAGTATCTAAATTACCCAATCCAGTAGGATATGCAGGTTCGCTTCCTTGTGAGATTTTGGTGACTACAGCAGCCAGACAATCACCAATAATTTTGGGTTTAAACTGGTCTTGTTTGTTTGTGGTTAGGTTAAATATCTTCTGTTCTGATTGGTCGAATACTGATTCTAGTTCTGTCGTTGTATCATGTCCTAACTTCACCAGATCGTGACCTGCTGCGAT harbors:
- a CDS encoding class I SAM-dependent methyltransferase, which codes for MTVTNIDGQLTLDFSVPANCPPPNPNLADKLQKLAAAMDTAISSKLSPSISHQNITARRSRIAASMREDGRRLQLIQSWLMGLAVRHRDGTCPTQLSKISNRSHLDSFASIFHWQKEGAKSLEYLYTGFDRGDEIAQRLGSIGIHSANDALAAVELLESLGNPADRQIDPIGERVEALRRKAIYQQVPDFYPTPGEIISRMLQLANVQPQHPCLDPEGGAGDICVALRDLGVENIDCFELNAGLAEALTLLGFVPLGRDFLTATPRPIYDRILMNPPFGEDAYIQHVRHAYDWLAPGGELVAVLPIEHPSRIKKRRQFSEWLDSLEAIRYPNPSKAFTKGDLPRQRLRYRYCAIETHLIHLCR
- a CDS encoding DnaB-like helicase C-terminal domain-containing protein encodes the protein MVTPSLTLILGLLLYRDEYYNSDSLEPGVMEIIVSKNRNGSVGTCKVKFDPSIGRFSNVAD
- a CDS encoding group II intron reverse transcriptase, with the translated sequence MSGDVHVRFCERLEGWFLWATLLVILHEDLKVINQCKKEVEEWLSDIGLELKPSKTRIAHCLSDLDGEKAGFNFLGFNIRQFSVGKYSSGKSSNGKLLGYKTIIRPSIESQKRHYKKLKEEINKRRGLSQSRLINSLNPIVRGWCNYFCTVNSKEVFGKIYSLVFLKLFKWGSHRHPNKGKKWIRHKYFKSINNNNWLFATLEGNNLIKLVRHDSIEIKRHVKVKGNSSPYDGDWVYWSSRMGKHPEVSTKVGNLLKTQKGKCAHCKNYFKDGDSLEVDHIIPKSKGGKDKYENWQLLHRHCHDTKTVNDGSSGTKSNCNSVEPKPPVKPESWFWQDDMLVMTH
- the ltrA gene encoding group II intron reverse transcriptase/maturase; translated protein: MIREKHKWKPHKCESTDAGGRGGATRSSEEHPVMGWERRGSIVQLGKIEQPEIGRIQMEQAKPLSITKRQVWEAYKRVKANKGAAGVDGQTIEKFEENLSDNLYKLWNRMTSGSYFPSPVLRVEIPKGDGRMRPLGIPTVSDRVAQMVAKDLLEPELEKHFHPDSYGYRPGKSALDAVGMARKRCWKSNWVLELDIKGFFDNIDHELMMRAVRVHTEEKWVILYIERWLKSPIQMPDGTKQLPDKGLPQGGVASPLLANLFLHYAFDKWMERKNPDIQFERYADDAVCHCKSEAQAQKLKQDLNERMKEVGLELHPEKTNIVYCKDDDRREEYPLTSFDFLGYTFRPRRSKNRWGKHFINFTPAISNQAAKAIRKTSRQWDWQLRSDKKLEDLARMFNPVIRGWINYYGRYYKSALYPTLKCLERRLVMWATRKYKRLRNHRRQAAQWLRRIARKQPNLFAHWGLLYMAAG
- the dnaB gene encoding replicative DNA helicase — translated: MNDPILPNNIEVEENILGGILLDPSAMGRVIDLLTPEVFYITAHSTIYRAALDLYHQDKPTDLLSIKTWLSNHKLLKQVGGEAKLIQLLERTVSAVNIDHLASLVVDKYKRRELIAAGHDLVKLGHDTTTELESVFDQSEQKIFNLTTNKQDQFKPKIIGDCLAAVVTKISQGSEPAYPTGLGNLDTLIGGLIKQDLIIVAARASMGKTWLACHLTNHIATTQHKPVVFFSAEMSSEQLTKRLLSMHSGIDSHRLIHNTIYADEYETLKQALGTLGELPIIIDDTPASALTPAKIRSVLRKIRHERGELGLVVLDYIQKLGDRSAGNRAQAVGKFSGAFKDIAKEFDVPFVALAQINRGVESQSNKRPGMADIKDSGDIEQDMECDSFALN